A single window of Microplitis demolitor isolate Queensland-Clemson2020A chromosome 7, iyMicDemo2.1a, whole genome shotgun sequence DNA harbors:
- the LOC103571152 gene encoding uncharacterized protein LOC103571152: MCHTLHIFLCGLICLGIFDYGNTAENPVITPNLLSSLAANVGTVLSPSLLKEIQGQVPNRTAVRENSERPFYYDLPTPLPPGPPKPKPTRLTSSTKKPKVAAVPNSHLIKAPEDAETNRETPDSLRAPQTQLENQFPFDFRNNFRDFGTGFQGTGRQLSGPLGGQSNGQFNGQLNAGGFGGDQFNSDIYRPFASLDGSRANENIPQGAGSPFAGNADFNGGNRPFSYPGNPQDFNRFQDFGRFGFNGQFPGSNRYFDPSRQGANQFSNFAGQDPRVLAQQNYPQDPRGLAQQNNPQDPRALAQQNNLQDPRALVQNYPQDPRANLQNPNDQSGLAYPQNYPNSVPQNYAPNSFNFLANQRFQGPFNGNFDRNPQDGLNYPPYFPGRPDGLPGPQSPGNSNPNQQLNINGPINSQSGPGPINSSRRSEETQRPARKPVGQKTTTTIPDVESLQERLQLEKLFYPPVNDYSDVRINSDAFKQHSVASNIVDKNPKTNIV; encoded by the exons ATGTGTCATACGCTACAT atttttttatgcgGATTAATTTGCTTGGGAATATTTGATTATGGAAATACGGCTGAAAATCCAGTTATAA CTCCTAATTTATTGTCGTCATTGGCAGCAAATGTCGGGACCGTATTATCACCGAGTCTGCTCAAAGAAATTCAAGGTCAGGTCCCTAATCGTACGGCAGTGAGAGAAAATAGTGAGAGACCTTTTTACTATGATCTGCCGACGCCTTTACCACCTGGACCACCGAAGCCGAAGCCTACGAGATTGACTTCGTCTACCAAGAAACCAAAAGTGGCTGCGGTTCCAAATTCGCATTTAATCAAAGCTCCAGAGGACGCGGAAACTAATCGCGAGACACCGGATTCTCTAAGAGCACCGCAGACTCAATTAGAAAATCAGTTTCCGTTTGATTTTAGGAACAATTTCCGTGACTTTGGTACCGGGTTCCAGGGCACTGGGCGCCAATTGAGTGGACCCTTGGGCGGACAGTCGAATGGGCAATTTAATGGACAATTGAACGCTGGGGGATTTGGCGGGGATCAATTTAATTCTGATATTTATCGTCCGTTCGCTTCACTCGACGGGTCACGTGCCAATGAAAATATTCCGCAAGGCGCAGGTTCACCCTTTGCTGGAAATGCGGATTTCAATGGAGGAAATAGACCTTTTAGTTATCCTGGAAACCCGCAAGACTTCAACAGGTTCCAAGACTTTGGGAGATTTGGGTTCAATGGCCAATTCCCTGGGTCAAATCGTTACTTTGATCCGTCTAGACAAGGAGCCAAccagttttcaaatttcgcgggTCAAGATCCTCGAGTTTTAGCTCAGCAGAATTATCCTCAAGATCCTCGAGGTCTAGCTCAGCAAAATAATCCCCAAGATCCTCGAGCTTTAGCTCAGCAAAATAATCTTCAAGATCCTCGAGCTTTAGTTCAGAATTACCCCCAAGATCCTCGGGCTAATTTACAAAATCCTAATGATCAATCAGGATTAGCATACCCACAAAATTATCCCAACTCTGTCCCACAAAACTACGCCCCGAattctttcaattttctagCCAACCAAAGATTCCAAGGCCCTTTCAACGGTAACTTTGACAGAAACCCACAAGATGGATTGAACTACCCTCCGTACTTCCCGGGGCGACCTGACGGACTTCCGGGTCCTCAATCACCTGGAAATTCAAATCCCAACCAGCAACTGAACATCAATGGGCCTATTAATTCCCAATCAGGTCCAGGTCCCATTAATTCTTCACGCAGATCCGAAGAAACTCAGCGACCGGCCCGAAAACCGGTCGGTCAAAAGACAACGACCACGATCCCCGATGTCGAGAGCCTCCAAGAACGTCTTCagcttgaaaaattattctaccCACCAGTTAATGATTATTCTGACGTCCGCATTAATTCAGACGCTTTTAAACAGCACTCAGTAGCTTCCAACATAGTCGATAAGAATCCCAAAACAAATATTGTGTAA
- the LOC103571027 gene encoding uncharacterized protein LOC103571027 gives MISFKIFLISLALVAINALPDSAGLVEMVNGLAYGGIPYGTVSGSVARQSQITNPGSYYGYNPNQYRPRPAYEPGSAVVIMPNYRAPGLERRRRGPVQVFKLPGVVAPGVVGTLTGIGFKK, from the exons ATGATTTCGTTTAAG ATATTTCTAATTAGCCTTGCACTTGTCGCCATCAATGCACTGCCAGATAGTGCAGGATTAGTCGAAATGGTTAATGGACTTGCTTAtg gcGGAATTCCTTATGGCACCGTTTCTGGAAGCGTAGCACGACAGTCACAGATCACAAATCCCGGGTCTTACTATGGATACAACCCGAACCAATACCGACCTCGACCAGCCTACGAACCAGGATCTGCAGTTGTTATCATGCCAAATTACCGAGCTCCAGGACTAGAAAGACGTCGGCGAGGTCCAGTGCAAGTTTTCAAACTTCCCGGGGTCGTCGCGCCTGGAGTCGTCGGGACTTTGACTGGAATcggtttcaaaaaataa
- the LOC103571024 gene encoding neurotrophin 1 isoform X2 yields MKFKSTILVVLVFSLAKADNKSNETAIKSLSETKISTSLIVDNKTISSTEKSIEILKNSSISNEEVISRENARELSVSSGSGSEPDAEAISSEKDSIEHEELPEALPEAMELRHSRVGNRRHPFYRPQIIRRPPNSNRRNVYPEPMRGSKRPTRKPSDSRREPTTTECTFFGKTVCLKTLNYPQEAILRSLRGNRDMVDHLLKDYNIQREDRYDDVEAEIFPVETRHERYENNEIKRSDYSLPIDNNVEEGFTCPSQVIYARPQLARAASGVWKYIINTGDHTQTLRLEKCSKPKSSCSFISDNYRSSCVQVYNYHRLLTWDNDIGLHIDIFKIPSCCSCHVHGYADLYPPVQKDPSLPGTEIFPGAEFSTDHSKGFDRPSSYLSKLPSTYDSNYVGSKPLDASSSNHPSFVLPRPRPKKPTTSATRPFDKLPQQHAPNTRAPGYKGPMKSSKRPGRPNRPFRRESSDLEEGSSNTNLNNWFEQAFDQETDQSTRLNNGEFEEDYEEPNRRVNYNYHPILEFFEPKASMLKSPEPSSTQKSSIELTPNGDGDSWKPMIGL; encoded by the exons atgaaatttaaatcgacGATTCTG gtgGTCCTGGTTTTCTCTTTAGCAAAagctgataataaaagtaatgaaacgGCAATTAAATCACTCAGtgaaacaaaaatatcaacatcattaattgttgataataaaacG atttcctCAACAGAAAAATCAAtagagatattaaaaaattcaagtatttCAAATGAAGAAGTAATCAGTCGCGAGAACGCTAGAGAGCTGTCAGTATCATCGGGATCGGGATCGGAACCGGATGCAGAAGCAATTTCGTCTGAAAAGGACTCAATCGAGCATGAAGAGTTGCCCGAAGCCTTACCAGAG GCAATGGAGTTAAGACATTCAAGAGTCGGTAATCGTCGGCATCCTTTCTATAGGCCTCAAATAATTCGTAGACCACCGAATAGTAATCGCAGAAATGTTTACCCag AACCAATGAGAGGATCAAAACGACCGACACGTAAACCGAGTGACAGTAGACGTGAGCCGACAACTACTGAGTGCACTTTCTTTGGCAAAACTGTTTGTTTGAAAACTCTCAATTATCCTCA agaaGCGATATTGAGAAGTTTGCGAGGAAATAGAGATATGGTTGACCACTTGCTGAAGGATTACAACATCCAGCGAGAGGATAGATACGACGACGTCGAAGCTGAGATATTCCCAGTGGAAACTAGACACGAGCGGTATGAGAATAATGAGATCAAGAG ATCTGATTACTCATTACCTATTGATAATAATGTCGAAGAAGGTTTTACTTGTCCATCACAAGTAATTTATGCACGACCTCAATTAGCTCGAGCAGCTTCTGGTGTTTggaaatacataataaataccGGCGATCATACTCAAACTTTACGCTTAGAAAAATGCTC aAAACCTAAATCAAGTTGTTCATTTATATCAGACAACTACCGTTCATCTTGCGTCCAAGTTTACAATTACCACCGTCTACTGACGTGGGACAACGACATTGGTCTCCATATcgacattttcaaaattccttcTTGCTGCAGCTGTCATGTCCACGGCTACGCAGACTTGTATCCTCCAGTGCAAAAAGATCCTTCATTACCCGGAACAGAAATTTTCCCTGGCGCTGAATTTTCTACCGATCACTCCAAAGGTTTTGACAGACCTTCGAGTTATTTGTCTAAGCTGCCTTCAACATACGACAGTAATTACG ttgGGTCAAAGCCATTGGATGCCAGCAGTTCAAACCACCCGAGTTTCGTTTTACCCCGACCGCGGCCAAAGAAACCAACGACGTCAGCAACCCGGCCATTTGATAAACTGCCTCAGCAACATGCGCCCAATACCCGAGCTCCGGGGTACAAAGGGCCAATGAAAAGCAGCAAGCGACCGGGTCGACCGAACCGGCCATTTAGAAGAGAGTCCTCTGATCTCGAAGAAGGATCCTCGAATACGAACCTCAACAACTGGTTTGAACAAGCCTTCGATCAGGAAACCGATCAAAGTACGAGACTGAACAACGGAGAATTCGAAGAAGACTACGAGGAACCAAACAGACGAGTTAATTACAACTACCACCCGATTCTCGAGTTCTTTGAACCAAAAGCTTCGATGCTCAAATCACCCGAGCCTTCATCTACGCAGAAATCTTCCATTGAGTTGACCCCCAATGGCGATGGCGATTCATGGAAGCCCATGATTGGTCTATAG
- the LOC103571024 gene encoding neurotrophin 1 isoform X1 yields the protein MKFKSTILVVLVFSLAKADNKSNETAIKSLSETKISTSLIVDNKTISSTEKSIEILKNSSISNEEVISRENARELSVSSGSGSEPDAEAISSEKDSIEHEELPEALPEAMELRHSRVGNRRHPFYRPQIIRRPPNSNRRNVYPEPMRGSKRPTRKPSDSRREPTTTECTFFGKTVCLKTLNYPQEAILRSLRGNRDMVDHLLKDYNIQREDRYDDVEAEIFPVETRHERYENNEIKRRSDYSLPIDNNVEEGFTCPSQVIYARPQLARAASGVWKYIINTGDHTQTLRLEKCSKPKSSCSFISDNYRSSCVQVYNYHRLLTWDNDIGLHIDIFKIPSCCSCHVHGYADLYPPVQKDPSLPGTEIFPGAEFSTDHSKGFDRPSSYLSKLPSTYDSNYVGSKPLDASSSNHPSFVLPRPRPKKPTTSATRPFDKLPQQHAPNTRAPGYKGPMKSSKRPGRPNRPFRRESSDLEEGSSNTNLNNWFEQAFDQETDQSTRLNNGEFEEDYEEPNRRVNYNYHPILEFFEPKASMLKSPEPSSTQKSSIELTPNGDGDSWKPMIGL from the exons atgaaatttaaatcgacGATTCTG gtgGTCCTGGTTTTCTCTTTAGCAAAagctgataataaaagtaatgaaacgGCAATTAAATCACTCAGtgaaacaaaaatatcaacatcattaattgttgataataaaacG atttcctCAACAGAAAAATCAAtagagatattaaaaaattcaagtatttCAAATGAAGAAGTAATCAGTCGCGAGAACGCTAGAGAGCTGTCAGTATCATCGGGATCGGGATCGGAACCGGATGCAGAAGCAATTTCGTCTGAAAAGGACTCAATCGAGCATGAAGAGTTGCCCGAAGCCTTACCAGAG GCAATGGAGTTAAGACATTCAAGAGTCGGTAATCGTCGGCATCCTTTCTATAGGCCTCAAATAATTCGTAGACCACCGAATAGTAATCGCAGAAATGTTTACCCag AACCAATGAGAGGATCAAAACGACCGACACGTAAACCGAGTGACAGTAGACGTGAGCCGACAACTACTGAGTGCACTTTCTTTGGCAAAACTGTTTGTTTGAAAACTCTCAATTATCCTCA agaaGCGATATTGAGAAGTTTGCGAGGAAATAGAGATATGGTTGACCACTTGCTGAAGGATTACAACATCCAGCGAGAGGATAGATACGACGACGTCGAAGCTGAGATATTCCCAGTGGAAACTAGACACGAGCGGTATGAGAATAATGAGATCAAGAG AAGATCTGATTACTCATTACCTATTGATAATAATGTCGAAGAAGGTTTTACTTGTCCATCACAAGTAATTTATGCACGACCTCAATTAGCTCGAGCAGCTTCTGGTGTTTggaaatacataataaataccGGCGATCATACTCAAACTTTACGCTTAGAAAAATGCTC aAAACCTAAATCAAGTTGTTCATTTATATCAGACAACTACCGTTCATCTTGCGTCCAAGTTTACAATTACCACCGTCTACTGACGTGGGACAACGACATTGGTCTCCATATcgacattttcaaaattccttcTTGCTGCAGCTGTCATGTCCACGGCTACGCAGACTTGTATCCTCCAGTGCAAAAAGATCCTTCATTACCCGGAACAGAAATTTTCCCTGGCGCTGAATTTTCTACCGATCACTCCAAAGGTTTTGACAGACCTTCGAGTTATTTGTCTAAGCTGCCTTCAACATACGACAGTAATTACG ttgGGTCAAAGCCATTGGATGCCAGCAGTTCAAACCACCCGAGTTTCGTTTTACCCCGACCGCGGCCAAAGAAACCAACGACGTCAGCAACCCGGCCATTTGATAAACTGCCTCAGCAACATGCGCCCAATACCCGAGCTCCGGGGTACAAAGGGCCAATGAAAAGCAGCAAGCGACCGGGTCGACCGAACCGGCCATTTAGAAGAGAGTCCTCTGATCTCGAAGAAGGATCCTCGAATACGAACCTCAACAACTGGTTTGAACAAGCCTTCGATCAGGAAACCGATCAAAGTACGAGACTGAACAACGGAGAATTCGAAGAAGACTACGAGGAACCAAACAGACGAGTTAATTACAACTACCACCCGATTCTCGAGTTCTTTGAACCAAAAGCTTCGATGCTCAAATCACCCGAGCCTTCATCTACGCAGAAATCTTCCATTGAGTTGACCCCCAATGGCGATGGCGATTCATGGAAGCCCATGATTGGTCTATAG
- the LOC103571026 gene encoding shematrin-like protein 1, whose protein sequence is MAYTKILSLLILAVMISVATARPGGFYGGYGYGGYGFGHGLGYHYPYYYGYRYPYYGHYFGYPFYGHGYGGYYGLY, encoded by the exons ATGGCATACACTAAGATC cTCTCACTGCTAATCCTCGCTGTGATGATCAGCGTCGCTACTGCACGTCCTGGTGGATTCTATGGTGGTTATGGTTACGGTGGCTATGGATTCGGTCATGGTCTAGGCTACCACTATCCCTACTACTATGGCTACCGTTACCCTTACTACGGTCATTACTTTG GATACCCCTTCTACGGCCACGGCTACGGAGGTTACTACGGTCTTTACTAA